The following are encoded in a window of Panicum virgatum strain AP13 chromosome 5N, P.virgatum_v5, whole genome shotgun sequence genomic DNA:
- the LOC120672381 gene encoding chaperone protein dnaJ C76, chloroplastic isoform X2 gives MAPLLSPPLLADSCSGSSQRYAITGLAGARRRDRHRCRRTRGRRGLVVEAVAAESRSSDGGVAEDYYAVLGVMPDATPKQIKKAYYNCMKSCHPDLSGNDPDVTNFCMFINEVYTVLTDPIQRAVYDEIHGYAATATNPFLDDSAPRDHVFVDEFSCIGCKNCANVCSKVFQIEEDFGRARVYDQSGDIELIQEAIESCPVDCIHWTSAAQLSLLEDEMRRVERVNVGLMLAGMGGSIDVFRMASSRWEKRQAKVLEKVRRRMSQDDSSKGGSWSDIWGAPTRYQKNEEEAKERAKRAAAAARRWREYSRKGADKPPTFKLPEAVSSKE, from the exons ATGGCTCCTCTCCTTTCCCCACCGCTGCTCGCGGACT CCTGCTCCGGCAGCTCACAGCGATATGCCATCACGGGGTTGGCCGGGGCAAGAAGAAGAGACCGGCACCGGTGTCGGAGGacgcggggaagaaggggcTTGGTGGTggaagcggtggcggcggagtcCCGCAGCTCGGATGGTGGCGTCGCAGAAGATTATTACGCTGTTCTTGGCGTG ATGCCAGATGCAACACCTAAGCAGATCAAGAAAGCGTACTACAATTGCATGAAGTCATGCCATCCTGATCTTAGTGGGAATGACCCTGATGTGACAAATTTCTGCATGTTTATCAACGAGGTTTACACG GTGCTTACCGATCCCATCCAACGGGCAGTGTATGATGAGATTCATGGATACGCTGCTACTGCAACCAATCCTTTCTTGGATGACAGCGCACCCCGGGATCACGTGTTTGTCGATGAGTTTAGCTGCATAG GATGCAAGAACTGTGCTAATGTGTGTTCTAAGGTCTTTCAAATTGAAGAAGATTTTGGACGGGCAAGAGTTTATGACCAGTCAGGCGACATAGAACTGATTCAAGAAGCTATCGAGAGTTG TCCAGTTGACTGCATTCATTGGACTTCAGCTGCACAACTTTCGCTCCTTGAGGATGAAATGCGCAGAGTAGAGAGAGTAAAT GTTGGATTGATGCTTGCTGGGATGGGAGGTTCAATTGATGTGTTCCGGATG GCAAGTTCACGCTGGGAGAAAAGACAAGCTAAAGTCCTG GAAAAGGTGAGAAGGCGGATGAGCCAAGATGATTCCAGTAAGGGCGGCTCATGGAGTGATATCTGGGGAGCACCAACAAGATACCAGAAGAACG AGGAGGAGGCAAAGGAGAGAGCCAAGCGagcggctgctgcggcgagGAGGTGGCGAGAGTACTCGAGGAAAGGCGCAGACAAGCCCCCCACGTTCAAACTTCCAGAGGCAGTGTCCAGCAAGGAGTGA
- the LOC120672381 gene encoding chaperone protein dnaJ C76, chloroplastic isoform X1 gives MAPLLSPPLLADSVTKFHTASTAVPCSGSSQRYAITGLAGARRRDRHRCRRTRGRRGLVVEAVAAESRSSDGGVAEDYYAVLGVMPDATPKQIKKAYYNCMKSCHPDLSGNDPDVTNFCMFINEVYTVLTDPIQRAVYDEIHGYAATATNPFLDDSAPRDHVFVDEFSCIGCKNCANVCSKVFQIEEDFGRARVYDQSGDIELIQEAIESCPVDCIHWTSAAQLSLLEDEMRRVERVNVGLMLAGMGGSIDVFRMASSRWEKRQAKVLEKVRRRMSQDDSSKGGSWSDIWGAPTRYQKNEEEAKERAKRAAAAARRWREYSRKGADKPPTFKLPEAVSSKE, from the exons ATGGCTCCTCTCCTTTCCCCACCGCTGCTCGCGGACTCCGTCACCAAGTTCCATACGGCCTCAACGGCGGTCCCCTGCTCCGGCAGCTCACAGCGATATGCCATCACGGGGTTGGCCGGGGCAAGAAGAAGAGACCGGCACCGGTGTCGGAGGacgcggggaagaaggggcTTGGTGGTggaagcggtggcggcggagtcCCGCAGCTCGGATGGTGGCGTCGCAGAAGATTATTACGCTGTTCTTGGCGTG ATGCCAGATGCAACACCTAAGCAGATCAAGAAAGCGTACTACAATTGCATGAAGTCATGCCATCCTGATCTTAGTGGGAATGACCCTGATGTGACAAATTTCTGCATGTTTATCAACGAGGTTTACACG GTGCTTACCGATCCCATCCAACGGGCAGTGTATGATGAGATTCATGGATACGCTGCTACTGCAACCAATCCTTTCTTGGATGACAGCGCACCCCGGGATCACGTGTTTGTCGATGAGTTTAGCTGCATAG GATGCAAGAACTGTGCTAATGTGTGTTCTAAGGTCTTTCAAATTGAAGAAGATTTTGGACGGGCAAGAGTTTATGACCAGTCAGGCGACATAGAACTGATTCAAGAAGCTATCGAGAGTTG TCCAGTTGACTGCATTCATTGGACTTCAGCTGCACAACTTTCGCTCCTTGAGGATGAAATGCGCAGAGTAGAGAGAGTAAAT GTTGGATTGATGCTTGCTGGGATGGGAGGTTCAATTGATGTGTTCCGGATG GCAAGTTCACGCTGGGAGAAAAGACAAGCTAAAGTCCTG GAAAAGGTGAGAAGGCGGATGAGCCAAGATGATTCCAGTAAGGGCGGCTCATGGAGTGATATCTGGGGAGCACCAACAAGATACCAGAAGAACG AGGAGGAGGCAAAGGAGAGAGCCAAGCGagcggctgctgcggcgagGAGGTGGCGAGAGTACTCGAGGAAAGGCGCAGACAAGCCCCCCACGTTCAAACTTCCAGAGGCAGTGTCCAGCAAGGAGTGA
- the LOC120672382 gene encoding uncharacterized protein LOC120672382 codes for MEGDDILAAMDSLWFHSSVLLQPPSKHKQGDCAEELQSRQQQDSAEATSASSGQAPNGVKEAAAVAMERRAAARCGGDREWDERMVAWHKELRRRSRVAAAARCSRARMPPPGEGVAMKAHLRSWAHAVACSVR; via the coding sequence ATGGAAGGGGACGACATCTTGGCGGCCATGGATTCCCTGTGGTTCCACTCCAGCGTCCTCCTCCAGCCGCCTTCCAAGCACAAGCAGGGAGACTGCGCCGAGGAGCTGCAGTCCAGGCAGCAGCAGGATTCGGCAGAGGCGACCAGCGCAAGCTCCGGCCAGGCTCCCAACGGCGTcaaggaggcagcggcggtggcaatGGAGCGCAGAGCGGCTGCGAGGTGCGGCGGGGACAGGGAGTGGGATGAGCGCATGGTGGCCTGGCAcaaggagctgcggcggcggtcgcgcgtcgccgcggcggcccgGTGCTCGCGGGCGCGGATGCCGCCACCCGGGGAAGGCGTGGCCATGAAGGCGCACCTCAGGTCCTGGGCTCACGCTGTCGCGTGCTCCGTCAGATAA
- the LOC120676395 gene encoding probable WRKY transcription factor 65: MDGEWSDGAAAASPTVSGGEGKVGPRGVPADDCPGLSPPVSPPAPSTAAPAASGRRRSANKRVVTVPLADVSGPRPKDVGEGNTPTDSWAWRKYGQKPIKGSPFPRAYYRCSSNKGCPARKQVERNRAEPDMVIVTYSFEHNHSDVVPRAQQNRPAPKPKPKPAPPEPAESLSSGSHEVAATACAGAVATAEGGGAAAAVEVHDDFRWLYDGVSVTSSTSPSDVDAADEMLYGTMFFGAAPPAPLPNEFGDVAGLFDGEGGGEEDAMFAGLGELPECAMVFRRHAGGGLPMRGGVKVEQPEESTAMS, encoded by the exons ATGGATGGCGAGTGGagcgacggggcggcggcggcgtcgccgacgGTGTCCGGCGGCGAGGGCAAGGTTGGGCCGCGTGGTGTTCCGGCGGACGATTGCCCGGGGTTGTCGCCGCCGGTGTCACCACCAGcgccgtcgacggcggcgccagCTGCGAGCGGGAGGCGGCGGTCGGCGAACAAGCGGGTGGTGACCGTGCCGCTGGCCGACGTGAGCGGCCCGCGGCCCAAGGACGTCGGCGAGGGCAACACGCCGACGGACTCGTGGGCGTGGCGGAAGTACGGCCAGAAGCCCATCAAGGGCTCCCCTTTCCCGAG ggccTACTACAGGTGCAGCAGCAACAAGGGGTGCCCGGCGAGGAAGCAGGTGGAGCGAAACCGGGCCGAGCCTGACATGGTGATCGTCACCTACTCCTTCGAGCACAACCACTCCGACGTGGTGCCGAGGGCGCAGCAGAACCGCCCGGCACCGAAGCCAAAGCCAAAGCCGGCCCCGCCGGAGCCGGCCGAGTCTCTGTCATCCGGCAGCCACGAAGTCGCCGCCACGGCCTGCGCCGGCGCGGTTGCGACGGCcgagggcggcggggcggcggcggccgtcgaggTGCACGACGACTTTCGGTGGCTCTACGACGGCGTGTCCGTCACCTCGTCGACGTCGCCCTCCGACGTCGACGCGGCGGATGAGATGCTGTACGGGACGATGTTCTTCGGCGCCGCACCACCCGCGCCCCTCCCCAACGAGTTCGGCGACGTCGCCGGGCTGTTCGACGGAGAAGGAGGGGGCGAGGAGGACGCGATGTTCGCGGGGCTCGGCGAGCTCCCCGAGTGCGCCATGGTGTTCCggcggcacgccggcggcgggctgccGATGAGGGGCGGGGTGAAAGTCGAGCAGCCGGAGGAGAGCACGGCCATGTCGTGA